In one window of Arachis ipaensis cultivar K30076 chromosome B06, Araip1.1, whole genome shotgun sequence DNA:
- the LOC107648203 gene encoding soluble inorganic pyrophosphatase 4 isoform X2, with product MTEIVTETANAEETVPVPPIETPEKVPMPLYSSHPPLNERIISSMTRRSVAAHPWHDLEIGPGAPQIFNCVVEIGKGNKVKYELDKKSGLIKVDRVLYSSVVYPHNYGFIPRTICEDGDPMDVLVIMQEPVLPGCFLRAKAIGLMPMIDQGEKDDKIIAVCADDPEYRHYNDIKELPPHRLAEIRRFFEDYKKNENKEVAVNDFLPASTAFEAIKHSMTLYADYIVESLRR from the exons ATGACTGAAATCGTGACGGAAACTGCGAAT GCTGAAGAAACAGTTCCAGTTCCCCCAATTGAGACTCCAGAAAAAGTTCCCATGCCTCTTTATTCCTCACATCCACCTCTTAATGAGAGGATTATTTCATCCATGACCAGGAGATCTGTTGCTGCACATCCTTGGCATGACCTTGAGATTG GACCAGGAGCTCCACAGATCTTCAACTGT GTGGTTGAGATTGGGAAAGGAAACAAGGTGAAATATGAACTTGACAAGAAGTCGGGACTTATTAAG GTGGATCGTGTGCTTTACTCATCAGTTGTGTATCCCCACAACTATGGTTTTATCCCACGAACTATCTGTGAGGACGGTGATCCCATGGATGTCTTGGTTATTATGCAG GAGCCAGTTCTTCCAGGGTGCTTTCTTCGTGCCAAAGCTATTGGTCTCATGCCTATGATTGACCAG GGTGAGAAAGATGACAAAATAATCGCTGTCTGTGCTGATGATCCGGAGTATAGACACTACAATGACATCAAGGAGCTTCCTCCACATCGTTTGGCTGAGATCCGTCGTTTTTTCGAAGACT ataagaagaatgagaacaaGGAAGTTGCTGTAAATGACTTTCTGCCTGCTTCAACTGCATTCGAAGCTATCAAGCACTCCAT GACTCTGTATGCTGACTATATAGTGGAGAGCTTAAGGCGGTAA
- the LOC107648203 gene encoding soluble inorganic pyrophosphatase 4 isoform X1, translating into MRIRQVTHQLSWRHDLFASAEYTHSFLFFSFPPPRSSPHPPFAFISPSGNPKVQDAMTEIVTETANAEETVPVPPIETPEKVPMPLYSSHPPLNERIISSMTRRSVAAHPWHDLEIGPGAPQIFNCVVEIGKGNKVKYELDKKSGLIKVDRVLYSSVVYPHNYGFIPRTICEDGDPMDVLVIMQEPVLPGCFLRAKAIGLMPMIDQGEKDDKIIAVCADDPEYRHYNDIKELPPHRLAEIRRFFEDYKKNENKEVAVNDFLPASTAFEAIKHSMTLYADYIVESLRR; encoded by the exons ATGAGAATACGACAGGTCACTCATCAACTTAGCTGGAGACACGATTTATTCGCCTCTGCAGAATATACGcattcctttcttttcttttcctttccacCTCCACGTTCCTCTCCTCATCCTCCATTTGCTTTCATTTCCCCAAG TGGGAATCCGAAGGTGCAAGACGCCATGACTGAAATCGTGACGGAAACTGCGAAT GCTGAAGAAACAGTTCCAGTTCCCCCAATTGAGACTCCAGAAAAAGTTCCCATGCCTCTTTATTCCTCACATCCACCTCTTAATGAGAGGATTATTTCATCCATGACCAGGAGATCTGTTGCTGCACATCCTTGGCATGACCTTGAGATTG GACCAGGAGCTCCACAGATCTTCAACTGT GTGGTTGAGATTGGGAAAGGAAACAAGGTGAAATATGAACTTGACAAGAAGTCGGGACTTATTAAG GTGGATCGTGTGCTTTACTCATCAGTTGTGTATCCCCACAACTATGGTTTTATCCCACGAACTATCTGTGAGGACGGTGATCCCATGGATGTCTTGGTTATTATGCAG GAGCCAGTTCTTCCAGGGTGCTTTCTTCGTGCCAAAGCTATTGGTCTCATGCCTATGATTGACCAG GGTGAGAAAGATGACAAAATAATCGCTGTCTGTGCTGATGATCCGGAGTATAGACACTACAATGACATCAAGGAGCTTCCTCCACATCGTTTGGCTGAGATCCGTCGTTTTTTCGAAGACT ataagaagaatgagaacaaGGAAGTTGCTGTAAATGACTTTCTGCCTGCTTCAACTGCATTCGAAGCTATCAAGCACTCCAT GACTCTGTATGCTGACTATATAGTGGAGAGCTTAAGGCGGTAA